A single region of the Streptomyces sp. NBC_00425 genome encodes:
- a CDS encoding FG-GAP-like repeat-containing protein — translation MLALPSTASAAVSAATSTDPVADGSKSEEEYALEQAAATGQPYELVSARTESTDTWAQPDGTWSVKRYGTPVRLLRDGAWMPTDPTLTVANDGRVVPKASTVDVAFSGGGAGPLLTGVKDGRTLSLTWPKALPAPTLSENVATYAEVLPGVDLQLKAEVEGFSQLLVVKTAEAAANPKLASLKYKLDTVGLDVSTDAETGSVSAVNPAGQTVFTSPSPLMWDSSSISSGTAPGAPAAFTAMTASGKTEGGAPADVFDPPPGAQDAQMPTTVSGDTLEIKPDQELLQGADTQYPVFIDPSWAWGEKQNWTRVYKHYPKTSFWNTKDPVRVGYEAETGGSDRISRSFVQLDTSDTKGAQIKSSVFRIRNIWSWSCQDRPVELYHTTGITKKTTWNNQPSKKSTLPLDTVDDSKGWSKDCAAGNLEFDTTSVAREAASKRWSNITLGLYASNETDTFGWKKFDAKTAVLETKYNNPPKTPTGLGTNPRTDCKAGGLIGNTRVSLYAKFDDKDAGNLTAEFQVFKSGTTTPAASVSLPANKGKITTWAVPEANLPTGDWTWKVRAKDQDNAYSAWSATCKFTIDRTRPSKPPVITSADGIFPPGDGGWPAATGKARETGKFTFAPNGVTDVDHYVWWTDYEPDPSDAKPSIPASVKPPGYGPHFLYAYSVDKVGNRSDTATYLYYAGRSQLRDGPTDLNGDANSDIWSLDSNGTLLTYAGQGNGDFAAATNGGKFFSGASVDSRGDWGQDGYNDLVALQYDDVEKRKRLWTYPNNGSGVISDDYTELTVSCPVVNEELGCMGDETWTGDDHWHNAEQIIAAGDLNGDTAPDLLVKQGKFLWAYYGNRAAYSLDVREPVLVGGGDWDKFTVIAPGDLNGDKIADLWLRENATGDIWRSYGSKGANGYVDPTTWGNTAARVKIAVGYQAYAYPAIGSVGDVTGDGLADLWARKTDNTMIGWYGKVPGADSKSFSSAFVIDGITGGSRIPSGTTLTGGQSLTSRSAKLTMQDDGNLVITSNAGKALWSSKTAGNVGAKAVMRSDGNLVVYKADGTTVVWESKTNAPEGYALLQDRGDLVVFNVRSQSLWSSGSSIRHDYNADGRSDMADWYDYADGHDAIHTFATNSDGTFQAPKTAWTVAPDNYWADHMKRLTGDYNGDGIGDVAAVYGYDSGAVALFTWTGKGDGTFNAPFKSWNVTAGSWTFDRMTPYSGDFNGDGRDDVAVWYDYADKHDTIWTLTSTVKGGFNYPVIYWTSVNGWEQSRAKTVTGDFNSDGRDDFASFYGYADGSEKLWTFSSTADGKFVPASSWSSTTWGDWARTTLHAGDFNGDGRDDAATWYDYVDGHDAIILFPSNANGTFTSMYEAWSTPAEVMWRNHMKIVSGDYNGDGRDEFGAFYGYDDGSVRMFTWTAKTDGKLNPPVGSWSAPTGNWSRDRAYFLEHQN, via the coding sequence GTGCTTGCCCTTCCCTCCACTGCAAGCGCGGCGGTTTCCGCCGCCACATCGACGGACCCTGTCGCCGACGGCTCGAAGAGCGAAGAGGAGTACGCGCTCGAACAGGCCGCAGCGACGGGTCAGCCCTACGAACTGGTCTCCGCCAGGACGGAGTCGACGGACACCTGGGCGCAGCCCGACGGAACCTGGTCGGTCAAGCGTTATGGCACCCCGGTGCGGCTGCTGCGAGACGGTGCATGGATGCCCACCGATCCGACTCTTACCGTCGCGAACGACGGTAGGGTCGTGCCGAAGGCTTCCACCGTGGACGTGGCGTTCTCGGGTGGCGGCGCAGGTCCGCTTCTCACAGGCGTCAAGGATGGCCGTACGCTCTCGCTGACCTGGCCCAAGGCACTGCCCGCGCCGACGCTGTCCGAGAACGTGGCTACATACGCCGAGGTTCTGCCCGGTGTGGATCTCCAGCTGAAGGCTGAGGTCGAGGGCTTCTCGCAACTGCTCGTAGTCAAGACGGCAGAGGCTGCCGCGAACCCGAAGCTGGCGTCGCTGAAGTACAAGTTGGACACCGTCGGTCTGGATGTGTCCACTGACGCGGAGACCGGCAGCGTCAGCGCTGTGAATCCGGCCGGGCAGACGGTGTTCACCAGCCCCTCGCCACTGATGTGGGATTCCTCCTCCATCTCCTCGGGCACGGCACCCGGGGCCCCTGCGGCGTTCACGGCCATGACCGCTTCGGGCAAGACGGAGGGCGGGGCGCCCGCCGATGTCTTCGATCCGCCGCCGGGCGCGCAGGACGCGCAGATGCCCACGACGGTCAGCGGCGACACGCTGGAAATCAAGCCGGATCAGGAGCTGCTCCAGGGCGCGGACACCCAGTACCCGGTGTTCATCGACCCTTCGTGGGCCTGGGGCGAGAAGCAGAACTGGACTAGGGTCTACAAGCACTACCCGAAGACTTCGTTCTGGAACACCAAGGATCCGGTCCGGGTCGGCTACGAGGCCGAGACGGGCGGCTCGGACCGGATCTCACGGTCCTTCGTCCAGCTCGACACCAGTGACACCAAGGGTGCACAGATCAAGAGCTCGGTCTTCCGGATCCGCAACATCTGGTCGTGGTCCTGTCAGGACCGGCCGGTGGAGCTATACCACACCACTGGCATCACCAAGAAGACGACCTGGAACAACCAGCCCAGCAAGAAGTCGACGCTGCCGCTGGACACGGTCGACGACTCCAAGGGCTGGAGCAAGGACTGCGCCGCCGGGAACCTGGAGTTCGACACCACCTCCGTAGCTCGGGAAGCTGCCTCCAAGCGCTGGTCGAACATCACTCTTGGCCTCTACGCCTCGAACGAGACCGACACATTCGGCTGGAAGAAGTTCGACGCCAAGACTGCGGTCCTGGAGACGAAGTACAACAACCCACCGAAGACTCCGACCGGCCTCGGCACCAACCCGCGCACGGACTGCAAGGCGGGCGGCCTGATCGGCAACACCCGCGTCAGCCTGTACGCAAAGTTCGACGACAAAGACGCCGGCAATCTCACCGCCGAGTTCCAGGTGTTCAAATCCGGCACCACAACGCCAGCCGCGAGCGTGTCGCTGCCCGCCAACAAGGGCAAGATCACAACCTGGGCAGTTCCAGAAGCAAATCTGCCGACCGGTGACTGGACCTGGAAGGTACGCGCGAAGGACCAGGACAACGCCTACTCTGCCTGGTCGGCGACGTGCAAGTTCACGATCGACCGCACCCGTCCGAGCAAACCGCCTGTGATCACCTCCGCAGACGGCATTTTTCCGCCCGGTGACGGCGGCTGGCCTGCCGCCACCGGAAAGGCCCGCGAGACCGGCAAGTTCACCTTCGCGCCCAACGGCGTGACGGATGTGGACCACTATGTCTGGTGGACCGACTACGAGCCGGACCCCAGCGACGCCAAGCCCAGTATCCCGGCTTCCGTGAAGCCCCCAGGCTACGGTCCGCACTTCCTCTATGCCTACAGCGTCGACAAGGTTGGCAACCGCTCCGACACCGCGACCTACCTGTACTACGCGGGTCGCTCCCAGCTCCGGGACGGCCCGACCGACCTTAACGGTGACGCCAACAGCGACATCTGGAGCCTCGATTCCAACGGCACCCTGCTGACGTACGCCGGGCAGGGCAACGGCGATTTTGCCGCCGCGACCAACGGCGGCAAGTTCTTCTCCGGCGCCAGCGTCGACTCCCGCGGCGACTGGGGCCAAGACGGCTACAACGACCTTGTCGCTCTGCAGTACGACGACGTCGAGAAGCGAAAGCGGCTTTGGACCTACCCGAACAACGGCAGCGGCGTCATCAGTGACGACTACACCGAGCTGACCGTCTCCTGCCCCGTGGTGAACGAGGAGCTCGGCTGCATGGGCGATGAGACCTGGACAGGTGACGACCACTGGCACAACGCCGAACAGATCATCGCAGCTGGCGACCTCAACGGCGACACCGCTCCGGATCTGCTGGTCAAGCAGGGCAAGTTCCTCTGGGCCTACTACGGAAACCGCGCCGCGTACTCCCTCGACGTGCGCGAGCCGGTGCTCGTCGGCGGCGGCGACTGGGACAAGTTCACCGTGATCGCCCCGGGCGACCTGAACGGCGACAAGATCGCCGACCTGTGGCTGCGCGAGAACGCCACCGGCGACATCTGGCGCTCGTACGGCAGTAAGGGCGCCAACGGATACGTCGATCCGACGACCTGGGGCAACACCGCAGCTCGCGTGAAGATCGCGGTCGGCTACCAAGCGTATGCCTACCCCGCCATCGGCTCGGTCGGCGACGTCACCGGCGATGGCCTGGCGGACCTGTGGGCCCGCAAGACCGACAACACGATGATCGGCTGGTACGGAAAGGTTCCGGGCGCTGACAGCAAGTCCTTCAGCTCCGCCTTCGTCATCGACGGCATCACCGGTGGTTCCCGCATCCCCTCGGGCACCACGCTGACTGGTGGTCAGTCGCTGACCTCGCGCTCAGCCAAGCTGACGATGCAGGACGACGGCAACCTCGTCATCACCTCCAACGCCGGCAAGGCGCTGTGGTCCTCTAAGACCGCAGGAAATGTGGGCGCCAAGGCTGTCATGCGCAGCGACGGCAACCTGGTGGTCTACAAGGCCGACGGCACGACCGTGGTCTGGGAGTCGAAGACGAACGCTCCCGAGGGCTACGCGTTGCTCCAGGATCGCGGTGACCTCGTGGTCTTCAACGTCAGGAGCCAGTCGCTGTGGTCCAGCGGCAGCTCGATCCGTCACGACTACAACGCCGACGGTCGCAGCGACATGGCCGACTGGTACGACTACGCCGACGGCCACGACGCCATCCACACCTTCGCCACCAACTCCGACGGCACCTTCCAGGCGCCGAAGACAGCATGGACCGTGGCGCCCGACAACTACTGGGCCGACCACATGAAGCGGCTTACCGGCGACTACAACGGCGACGGCATTGGCGACGTCGCAGCCGTTTACGGATACGACTCCGGCGCGGTCGCCCTGTTCACCTGGACAGGCAAGGGTGACGGCACGTTCAACGCACCCTTCAAGTCCTGGAACGTCACCGCGGGCAGCTGGACCTTCGACCGGATGACCCCATACAGCGGCGACTTCAACGGCGACGGACGCGACGATGTGGCCGTGTGGTACGACTACGCCGACAAGCACGACACCATCTGGACCCTCACCAGCACCGTGAAGGGTGGCTTCAACTATCCGGTCATCTACTGGACCTCCGTCAACGGCTGGGAGCAATCGCGGGCGAAGACCGTCACCGGTGACTTCAACAGCGACGGTCGCGACGACTTCGCGTCCTTCTACGGATACGCGGACGGCAGCGAGAAGCTCTGGACATTCAGCTCCACCGCCGACGGCAAGTTCGTCCCCGCATCCTCGTGGAGCTCCACCACATGGGGCGACTGGGCCCGTACCACGCTCCACGCGGGTGACTTCAACGGCGACGGACGTGACGACGCGGCCACTTGGTACGACTACGTGGACGGCCATGACGCCATCATCCTCTTTCCGAGCAATGCCAACGGAACCTTCACCTCCATGTACGAGGCGTGGAGCACACCGGCCGAGGTCATGTGGCGGAACCACATGAAGATCGTCAGCGGCGACTACAACGGCGACGGTCGCGATGAGTTCGGCGCCTTCTACGGTTACGACGACGGCAGTGTCCGGATGTTCACTTGGACGGCAAAGACCGACGGCAAGCTCAACCCGCCGGTGGGCAGCTGGTCCGCGCCCACCGGAAACTGGTCCCGCGATCGCGCCTACTTCTTGGAGCACCAGAACTGA